GGCGCCTGATGATCTACGACGCGCTTCAGATGAGCTATCGCACGATCCGGATCCGCAAGGACCCCTCGTCGCCGAAGATCACCGAACTCGTTGACTACGAGCAGTTTTGCGGCCTGGTCCCGGAAGATGCCGCAGACGCTGCCGCCGGTTCGGCGATCACTCCCGCCGAGCTGCGCGCGATGCTGGACTCGGGTAGGAAGCTGGCTTTGATCGACGTTCGCGAGCAGGTCGAGTGGGACATCGCGCACATCGAGGGTGCCCAGCTGGTGCCCAAGTCGTCGATCATCTCGGGGGAAGGGCTGGCTCAGTTGCCGCGGGACCGGGTTGCGGTCCTGTACTGCAAGAGTGGGGTCCGCTCTGCAGAGGCACTGGCCGCGGTAAAACGGGCCGGCTTCTCTGACGCGGTTCACCTGCAGGGCGGGATTGTGGCATGGGCCAAGCAGGTGGAGCCCGACATGCTCATGTACTGATCTGACCGCGCCCGTTCCCCGGGGCGAACACGATCGGCCATTGCGCCGCTCGTCGCGACCGCTCTACTAGGCTGACCGCTGTGACCGTCGAGCCGCCGCCCGAGCACGTGCTGACGGCGTTCGGTTTGCACGGGGTGCAGCCCGCCCCATTGGGCGATGCGTGGGAGGGCGGCTGGCGGTGCGGCGAGGTCGTGCTGTCCATGGTGGCCGACAATGCGCGTGCCACGTGGTCGGCGCGGGTTCGTGAGACATTATTCGTCGACGGTGTGCGCTTGGCCCGGCCGGTCCGGTCCACGGATGGCCGTTACGTGGTCTCTGGCTGGAGAGCTGACACCTTCGTTGCGGGCACCCCCGAGGCCCGCCACGACGAGGTGGTCTCGGCCGCGGTGCGGCTGCATGAAGCCACCGGCAAGCTGGAGCGCCCCCGCTTCCTGACTCAGGGACCCACCGCGCCGTGGGCCGACGTCGACGTGTTCATCGCGGCTGACCGTGCCGCGTGGGAAGAGCGCCCGCTGCAGTCGGTCCCGCCCGGAGCGCGCACCGCGCCGCCGTCGGCCGACGCCGCGCGTTCCGTCGAGCTGATCAATCAACTTGCCACGCTGCGCAAGCCGACCCGCAGCCCCAATCAACTGGTGCACGGTGATCTCTACGGCACGGTGCTTTTCGCCGGCACCGCGCCGCCGGGCATCACCGACATCACGCCGTACTGGCGGCCGGCATCCTGGGCGGCCGGGGTTGTCGTCGTCGACGCGTTGTCGTGGGGTGAAGCCGACGACGGGCTCATCGAACGGTGGAGTGCGCTGCCGGAGTGGCCGCAGATGTTGTTGCGCGCGTTGATCTTCCGGCTTGCGGTGCACGCCCTGCATCCCAGGTCCACCGCCGAGGCGTTTCCGGGTCTGGCCCGCACCGCGGCAATGATCCGGATGATCCTCTAACCGTCGAACTCGTAGCGGACCTCGCTCAGCGCGATCCGGCCGTCAACCGACAACACCCCTTCCGCCCGCAGCAGCTCCAGCTGCCGGGTGGTCAGATGCCGGGCGGGCCGTCCGGAGGCGGTGATCACCCGGTGCCAGGGCAGGTCCGCGGAATCGGTGCGCATGATCCAGCCGACGATGCGAGGGCTGGAAAGTGCTGCGGCAGAAGCGATGTCACCATAGGTCGACACCCTGCCCGGCGGGATCGAAGCGACCAGCGAACGCACCCGTTCAACCTGCTCGTCCGTGACTCGGGCCACGGTCAGCCAGCCAACCGTTTGCGCACCAGCGCGGCGACGTCGTCGGGCTTGGCGTGCGGCACCATGTGATCGCACTCGTAGTCCAGGAGTTCGAAATCGGTCCCCAAGCGGTCCCGTAATCCGGCGATCAGCGCGTCGCCGACGTAGGGCGGTGACGTCCACTTTGCCCGCACCAGCGTCGTCGGCATCCCTGGGGGCGGCAGCACGAGGTCGCGGGCCAACTCGCTCCAGTACGACATCATCGCGGGTAGAAA
The nucleotide sequence above comes from Mycobacterium vicinigordonae. Encoded proteins:
- a CDS encoding TIGR02569 family protein, producing MTVEPPPEHVLTAFGLHGVQPAPLGDAWEGGWRCGEVVLSMVADNARATWSARVRETLFVDGVRLARPVRSTDGRYVVSGWRADTFVAGTPEARHDEVVSAAVRLHEATGKLERPRFLTQGPTAPWADVDVFIAADRAAWEERPLQSVPPGARTAPPSADAARSVELINQLATLRKPTRSPNQLVHGDLYGTVLFAGTAPPGITDITPYWRPASWAAGVVVVDALSWGEADDGLIERWSALPEWPQMLLRALIFRLAVHALHPRSTAEAFPGLARTAAMIRMIL
- a CDS encoding MGMT family protein translates to MARVTDEQVERVRSLVASIPPGRVSTYGDIASAAALSSPRIVGWIMRTDSADLPWHRVITASGRPARHLTTRQLELLRAEGVLSVDGRIALSEVRYEFDG